A window of Fragaria vesca subsp. vesca linkage group LG7, FraVesHawaii_1.0, whole genome shotgun sequence contains these coding sequences:
- the LOC101302108 gene encoding probable mitochondrial import inner membrane translocase subunit TIM21-like, with protein MGSYKCALQLWRRKQQSGLVGVLPKISRAFHTHKTNSDQLLGIVQSGVVRQSTPRSSHLTRGIIGADGISVLSGRKFTRELINAKWAPLQLTRNYGANNVVARFSRTMCSAASQKPRKTPSETKKAITTVEEPFDDAPTYNIPQKPLTFVAGASYSVAILIGFGVAGLAAYSVFKELIFEPKEYKIFNKALKRIQDDAQVRMRIGFPIKGYGQESRNRAARQRIPNRIWTDEDGLEHVEVNFYVRGPHGGGKVFAEMFKDTDKRWKYTYLVVETTSPSQSRLMLESYLPEFKPVP; from the exons ATGG GGTCATACAAGTGCGCTCTGCAGTTATGGAGGAGAAAGCAGCAATCAGGTTTAGTTGGGGTTTTGCCAAAGATTTCAAGGGCTTTCCACACCCACAAGACAAATTCAGATCAG CTACTGGGCATTGTGCAATCAGGTGTTGTAAGGCAGTCTACTCCTCGCTCAAGTCATTTGACCAGG GGCATAATCGGAGCCGATG GGATTTCGGTTCTGTCCGGAAGGAAGTTTACTAGAGAATTAATCAATGCTAAGTGGGCTCCATTACAACTTACAAGAAACTATGGAGCAAACAATGTCGTTGCTCGCTTTAGTAGAACCATGTGTTCAGCAGCTTCACAGAAACCGCGAAAAACTCCATCTGAG ACTAAGAAAGCCATAACTACTGTGGAGGAGCCTTTTGATGATGCTCCTACATACAATATCCCTCAGAAGCCACTGACATTTGTTGCGGGGGCATCCTATAGTGTTGCCATTCTTATAGGGTTTGGAGTTGCTGGCTTGGCAGCATACTCTGTTTTCAAGGAGCTTATATTTGAACCAAAAGA GTATAAAATCTTTAACAAGGCGCTTAAACGGATTCAAGATGATGCTCAG GTTAGAATGAGGATTGGATTCCCTATTAAAGGATATGGTCAAGAAAGTAGAAATCGTGCTGCTCGACAACGCATTCCAAACAGAATCTGGACTGATGAAGATGGTTTAGAGCATGTAGAG GTCAATTTCTATGTTCGTGGGCCACACGGAGGTGGGAAAGTATTTGCTGAGATGTTCAAAGACACAGACAAGAGATGGAAATACACATATCTGGTTGTCGAGACAACATCACCTTCCCAGTCACGTCTGATGCTCGAGTCCTATCTGCCGGAGTTCAAGCCAGTCCCCTAG